The Eremothecium gossypii ATCC 10895 chromosome IV, complete sequence genome contains a region encoding:
- the GCN4 gene encoding amino acid starvation-responsive transcription factor GCN4 (Syntenic homolog of Saccharomyces cerevisiae YEL009C (GCN4)): protein MPANDLNSAISMFEMNAGTPGAGAAVAPCSAPVAAYHMGVTPAEQHEALQSSSSTSSSDSSILLGELVFEKFACADNLDHEALAKLERSMPMFSESKSSTDLDSAVENFFGSSSDSTPLFEFEGLGKTADPKTWSSLFDDDIPVTLEDVGAVEPISAAAGTESCFLPTPIIEDAVLKPPKRSLTKRDADSVPASKSASPVSISSNISSPALNGCTSASATSRRRSSVMKSEKYDHLGVITYNRKQRATPLTPVVPESDDPVALKRARNTEAARRSRARKLERMNQLEERVEQLLQKNSELEAEVARLRSLVPSSEQPKYTSRAGN from the coding sequence ATGCCCGCGAACGACTTGAATTCAGCCATTTCGATGTTTGAGATGAATGCCGGCACCCccggcgcgggcgcggctGTGGCACCCTGCAGCGCGCCCGTTGCCGCCTACCACATGGGCGTGACCCCTGCGGAGCAGCACGAGGCATTGCAGAGCAGCTCATCTACGTCCTCCTCAGACTCCTCCATTCTTCTGGGCGAGCTGGTCTTTGAGAAGTTTGCATGCGCAGACAACCTGGATCACGAGGCCCTGGCGAAGCTGGAGCGCTCGATGCCTATGTTCTCGGAGTCGAAGAGCTCCACAGATTTGGACTCTGCGGTCGAGAACTTTTTTGGATCCAGCTCCGACTCCACCCCGCTGTTCGAGTTCGAGGGTCTCGGCAAGACGGCGGACCCTAAGACCTGGTCGTCGCTCTTTGATGACGACATACCGGTGACGCTGGAAGACGTTGGTGCTGTGGAGCCTATTAGTGCGGCCGCAGGTACCGAGTCCTGTTTTCTGCCGACCCCGATCATTGAAGATGCCGTTTTGAAGCCTCCGAAGCGCTCTCTTACGAAACGTGATGCCGATTCGGTACCGGCGAGCAAGAGTGCCTCTCCTGTGTCTATATCTTCGAACATCTCTTCGCCTGCTCTGAATGGTTGCACCTCTGCATCCGCAACTTCCAGGAGAAGAAGCTCAGTTATGAAGTCCGAGAAGTACGACCATCTAGGTGTCATTACGTACAACCGCAAGCAGCGTGCTACACCATTGACTCCTGTTGTTCCGGAGTCCGATGATCCAGTAGCGTTGAAGCGTGCTCGCAATACGGAAGCGGCAAGACGGTCGAGAGCTCGGAAGCTTGAAAGAATGAACCAGCTTGAGGAACGcgtcgagcagctgctccagaAAAACTCCGAACTAGAGGCTGAAGTCGCAAGATTGAGGTCCCTAGTACCTAGTTCAGAGCAGCCCAAGTACACATCTCGGGCAGGGAACTAA
- a CDS encoding ADL011Wp (NOHBY401; No homolog in Saccharomyces cerevisiae): MMSRSDTSYSARERVTRSVTLSVAVCKRRWAEITPSARRVPVWTSLCLFFGIIFGFIFSSLFWYIRDRIRYVSHPTYSTGSPLPQRTGSADGTQDLAQKLVGTVKDECWSREVVKQEHAYVPLGKQGPIKRRWFPSSRLSTLSPFITWS; the protein is encoded by the coding sequence ATGATGTCGCGCTCAGATACAAGCTACAGCGCGCGAGAGAGAGTTACGCGATCCGTCACCCTAAGCGTGGCCGTATGCAAACGCCGCTGGGCTGAGATCACACCCAGCGCACGCAGAGTCCCTGTTTGGACATCGCTCTGCCTCTTTTTTGGGATCATTTTTGGTTTTATTTTTTCGTCCCTTTTCTGGTACATTAGAGACAGAATTAGGTATGTATCCCATCCTACTTACAGTACTGGATCCCCGTTACCTCAGCGTACAGGCAGCGCAGACGGCACGCAGGATTTGGCACAGAAATTGGTAGGTACCGTGAAAGATGAATGCTGGAGCAGAGAGGTGGTGAAGCAAGAGCATGCATATGTCCCCCTCGGAAAACAAGGCCCCATTAAGCGGAGGTGGTTTCCTTCATCCCGCCTGTCTACTCTTTCCCCATTCATTACTTGGAGTTAG
- the MIT1 gene encoding Mit1p (Syntenic homolog of Saccharomyces cerevisiae YEL007W (MIT1)) — translation MEVSPSYHGYIETNTDALLLAQAILDGKLKPVSRRPYEIERPQLIISGNVFVFIEEKSGIKRWTDGVSWSPSRIMGKFLVYRELDKQNSSLLQGHAGQSGRRKNSDVAEPLQEDQRNPVSKALVGSLNSSYAFKPGGLVKKTMSLKLKRASHVETIHIISYYTAEDVESGKLLKPSGTPFFKQLQPCRELILALDSSSVGNSRNASSNMGSSNQVVNVSNVPVLPLCTQLPGAAVSSYINPPIVQPIVNQSGYQGLGQLTTHHHHQHHHHHHQQLSQASLQGQAHNPFYSHNYYPGSSQHNPNAPLYHSYSYYTQNNPNMHLSPDHQHLSLNKPHDHQHQQQPQQPQEQVAQRRPHTGSAASATDISQLANASVASAPSSLSATSSPPHGQFAALPLPGSLFAADQQKQTGIQLPLPFPQGSSASAPPSASALRQPPPQQHAPICPKGTAAGYAPYPGYNMQQYVQTPPIYPVSRYGISSAAQLSFAPHMVSPSAQISPLPQQVYAYPLQHENPPSRGSASGTHTTVNADTLLNFTGRKTMHGKERK, via the coding sequence ATGGAGGTCAGCCCCAGCTATCATGGTTACATAGAGACTAACACAGATGCTCTGCTCTTGGCGCAGGCGATACTGGACGGAAAGTTAAAACCTGTTTCGCGCAGGCCTTACGAGATTGAGAGGCCGCAGCTGATAATATCAGGCAATGTATTCGTTTTCATCGAGGAAAAATCAGGCATCAAACGGTGGACAGATGGGGTATCATGGTCGCCGTCACGGATCATGGGTAAATTTTTGGTATACAGGGAGCTGGACAAGCAAAACAGCTCGCTCCTGCAAGGACACGCGGGCCAATCCGGCAGGCGGAAGAACTCAGATGTGGCCGAGCCCTTGCAGGAAGACCAGAGAAACCCCGTCTCAAAAGCTTTAGTTGGGTCGCTGAACAGCTCCTATGCGTTCAAGCCGGGCGGCCTAGTGAAAAAAACAATGTCACTGAAGTTGAAACGGGCTTCACATGTGGAAACAATACATATTATCTCCTACTACACTGCAGAGGATGTGGAGTCTGGAAAACTGCTGAAGCCCTCTGGCACGCCGTTCTTCAAACAACTACAGCCCTGCAGAGAACTGATTCTCGCTCTAGACAGCTCCTCCGTGGGCAATTCCAGAAATGCCAGCAGCAATATGGGGTCGAGTAACCAGGTTGTAAATGTGAGCAACGTGCCCGTTCTGCCTCTCTGCACTCAGCTCCCGGGCGCCGCTGTATCCTCCTACATTAACCCACCGATCGTCCAGCCTATAGTCAACCAGTCTGGGTACCAGGGCCTGGGCCAATTGACCACTCATCACCATCATCAGCatcaccaccaccaccaccagcagctTTCGCAAGCGTCGTTACAAGGTCAAGCGCATAATCCATTCTACAGTCATAATTACTACCCGGGCTCATCGCAACATAATCCTAACGCGCCATTGTACCATAGTTATAGTTACTATACCCAAAATAACCCCAATATGCATTTATCTCCAGATCACCAGCATTTATCCCTAAACAAGCCACACGAccaccagcaccagcaACAGCCACAGCAGCCACAGGAGCAAGTGGCGCAGAGACGGCCGCACACGGGCTCCGCCGCATCTGCCACAGACATCTCCCAGCTCGCGAATGCATCTGTGGCCAGCGCGCCCTCCTCGCTCAGCGCCACCTcctcgccgccgcacgGCCAGTTTGCCGCCCTCCCCCTCCCGGGCTCGCTCTTCGCAGCAGACCAGCAGAAGCAGACCGGCATCCAGCTGCCCCTGCCCTTCCCGCAGGGCTCCTCTGCATCGGCGCCCCCCTCTGCATCGGCCTTACGACAGCCGCCACCACAACAGCATGCTCCCATATGTCCCAAGGGCACGGCCGCCGGCTACGCCCCCTACCCTGGCTACAATATGCAGCAGTATGTCCAGACGCCACCCATCTACCCGGTCTCGCGCTACGGCATCAGCTCCGCCGCCCAGCTGTCTTTTGCCCCGCACATGGTGTCCCCCTCCGCCCAGATCAGCCCGttgccgcagcaggtctACGCCTACCCGCTACAGCATGAAAACCCGCCTTCCAGGGGTAGCGCTTCTGGAACGCACACAACCGTCAACGCAGACACACTTCTCAACTTCACCGGACGCAAAACGATGCATGGAAAGGAACGGAAATGA
- a CDS encoding ADL009Wp (Syntenic homolog of Saccharomyces cerevisiae YIL006W (YIA6) and YEL006W (YEA6)): MDVDAGGAPPLELAQERLVAGRRGAEGGGNVVSAEDIVAPDCSTPLSSAEVLEELIGGGGTAGSGGSGRGLRGTGSALQLLDDTQVTAVSGALAGFVSGIMVCPLDVAKTRLQAQGAGSGERYYRGIVGTLSAILRDEGVAGLYKGLAPIVLGYFPTWMLYFSVYEKCKQRYPSYLPGGFVSHAASALTAGAISTALTNPIWVVKTRLMIQSDVSRDSTNYRSTLDAFRKMYRSEGLKVFYSGLVPSLFGLFHVAIHFPVYEKLKIWLHRNTPAADGQRLDHNKLQLDRLIVASCLSKVVASVITYPHEILRTRMQVRHSGVPPSLLNLLGRIRASEGYVGFYSGFATNLVRTVPASVITLVSFEYFRKYLRMWNEGLM; this comes from the coding sequence ATGGATGTGGACGCAGGCGgggcgccgccgctggaGCTCGCGCAGGAGCGGCTGGTGGCGGGCCGGCGGGGCGCGGAGGGCGGTGGGAATGTGGTGAGCGCAGAGGATATCGTTGCGCCGGACTGCTCGACGCCGCTGTCGTCGGCAGAGGTGTTGGAAGAGCTTATTGGGGGGGGAGGCACGGCGGGAAGCGGGGGCAGCGGGCGCGGGCTGCGTGGGACCGGGTCGGCGCTGCAGCTACTGGACGATACGCAGGTGACAGCCGTGTCCGGGGCGCTGGCAGGCTTTGTGTCGGGCATAATGGTGTGTCCCTTGGACGTGGCGAAGACGCGGCTGCAGGCGCAGGGTGCGGGCTCGGGCGAAAGGTACTACCGCGGGATCGTGGGGACGCTGAGCGCGATCCTACGGGACGAGGGTGTGGCGGGCCTGTACAAGGGCCTGGCGCCGATCGTGCTTGGGTACTTTCCCACGTGGATGCTGTACTTCTCGGTGTACGAGAAGTGCAAGCAGCGGTACCCCAGCTACCTGCCCGGGGGCTTCGTGTCCCACGCGGCGTCTGCGTTGACCGCAGGCGCCATTTCCACTGCATTAACGAACCCGATCTGGGTTGTCAAGACGCGCCTCATGATACAGTCCGACGTGAGCCGCGACTCCACTAACTACCGCAGCACGCTGGACGCCTTCCGCAAGATGTACCGGTCGGAGGGCCTGAAGGTATTCTACTCGGGGTTGGTACCGTCGCTCTTCGGCCTGTTCCACGTTGCCATCCACTTCCCGGTATACGAGAAACTCAAGATCTGGCTCCATCGCAACACGCCGGCCGCGGACGGCCAGCGCCTGGACCACAACAAGCTGCAACTGGACCGTCTGATTGTGGCCTCCTGTCTATCTAAGGTTGTGGCCAGTGTGATCACGTATCCGCATGAGATCCTGCGCACACGCATGCAGGTCAGGCATTCAGGCGTGCCGCCCAGCCTGCTGAACTTGCTGGGCAGGATACGTGCCTCGGAGGGGTACGTCGGGTTCTACTCCGGGTTTGCAACGAACCTGGTGAGGACTGTGCCTGCCTCCGTTATTACTCTGGTCTCGTTCGAGTATTTCCGGAAGTACCTCAGAATGTGGAACGAGGGTCTAATGTGA
- the EPS1 gene encoding protein disulfide isomerase EPS1 (Syntenic homolog of Saccharomyces cerevisiae YIL005W (EPS1)) — protein sequence MWVTLRVCIYVSLFAGRVFSASVGTPATEPAGEQEKMPEPLTSVDFSSTMSTGLHMVEFYSPLCHHCKLFAPTWEKTWKEFHKKGARMGISMAQVECLQSGDLCKQENVVSYPSIRLYGPAGYIKDYPHMERDQESLVQFMMAEARNKNNMELMGLESKSEPLNKKRFNQLLEAGVESPTLISFWPAPEVADITKVTQFRNCRYCAAFRNTWKLLSNRADTEGISTFHFSCYLNGDLCRKVGLERLTKRSGDGEKIPALALLLPNVDSLIFYERDSYAFEDFLDFVLRSYSNYLAPHISPEEVAKMLLTVPKVSDISEGFAGKTILLYNPAPTTNAEKDGKLLHSLLRELDGIPNVYIYKFEGRLKKNIDRMLDRIYTTLLERASQELVGLNKELFHLRTLSVGDPLFIMFKECSRTPIALQNQVDQEDISSRAIQWIKENSYPYLRDFTRTSGKPLLKGKDSPRKPVVIQVLDTSNEQEVKSSKNIKGFFDVISKFEGTWDEYVYKGLSRLYGDKAILKIVNGNDKTETAFLSEINEKLTENYNGVLYGYIDKSSKKALKRLGLNVHDYELENGDVLIVDEKGKFYYAKGLDGSRMTVHSPEHVVDAIRALVFPESGKSRNDLRRFLVGSPFGPRWRFFEHIHQYGFLGWFLLIVAVFFALRLPRIYKKYVQRKKYAARHDTMGILGKEGAFPE from the coding sequence ATGTGGGTGACTCTCAGGGTATGTATCTACGTCTCCCTGTTTGCTGGTCGGGTGTTCTCAGCGAGCGTGGGCACCCCCGCAACCGAGCCAGCTGGTGAGCAGGAGAAGATGCCGGAACCGTTGACTTCCGTGGACTTCAGTAGCACCATGTCCACGGGGCTGCACATGGTGGAGTTCTACAGTCCGTTATGCCATCACTGCAAGCTATTTGCACCCACATGGGAGAAGACATGGAAAGAGTTCCATAAGAAGGGCGCTCGGATGGGCATTTCGATGGCACAGGTGGAATGCCTGCAAAGTGGGGACCTGTGCAAGCAGGAGAACGTCGTCTCATATCCCAGTATTCGCCTATATGGGCCAGCGGGCTATATCAAGGACTATCCCCACATGGAACGCGACCAAGAGAGCTTGGTACAGTTTATGATGGCAGAGGCGCGTAACAAGAACAACATGGAATTGATGGGGCTGGAGAGCAAGAGCGAGCCGCTGAACAAGAAGCGGTTCAACCAGCTTTTGGAAGCTGGTGTGGAAAGCCCTACGCTCATCTCGTTCTGGCCGGCACCTGAGGTTGCCGATATCACGAAGGTTACCCAGTTCCGCAACTGCAGGTATTGCGCGGCTTTCCGAAATACGTGGAAACTGCTTTCCAACCGTGCAGACACTGAGGGGATCAGCACTTTCCATTTTTCATGTTATCTGAATGGGGACTTATGCCGAAAAGTTGGCCTAGAGCGGTTAACTAAGCGCTCAGGTGATGGTGAGAAAATACCCGCATTGGCGCTACTGCTACCGAATGTGGATTCACTAATCTTCTACGAACGAGACAGCTATGCATTTGAGGACTTCCTAGATTTTGTCTTAAGATCGTACTCTAACTATTTGGCCCCTCACATTTCTCCAGAAGAGGTTGCCAAAATGCTTCTAACAGTCCCAAAGGTTTCAGATATATCCGAGGGCTTTGCTGGGAAGACAATACTTCTGTATAACCCTGCGCCCACCACAAACGCTGAGAAGGATGGTAAACTTTTGCACAGTTTATTGAGGGAATTGGACGGGATTCCAAACGTTTACATATACAAGTTTGAAGGGAGATTAAAGAAGAATATAGACCGCATGCTGGACCGCATATATACGACGCTTCTCGAAAGAGCGTCGCAAGAGTTAGTTGGCCTAAACAAGGAATTGTTTCATCTGAGGACGCTGTCCGTGGGAGATCCTCTATTCATTATGTTTAAGGAATGCTCTAGAACGCCTATAGCATTACAAAACCAGGTTGATCAAGAGGATATTTCTTCTCGAGCAATACAGTGGATAAAAGAGAATTCATATCCATATCTACGTGATTTCACCCGTACTTCTGGTAAACCCTTACTGAAAGGGAAGGACTCGCCTCGGAAACCAGTTGTCATTCAGGTTTTGGATACTAGCAATGAGCAGGAAGTAAAAAGTTCCAAGAACATAAAAGGGTTTTTTGATGTTATATCCAAGTTTGAAGGAACCTGGGATGAATATGTTTACAAAGGACTTAGCCGCCTGTATGGCGACAAGGCAATATTGAAGATTGTAAACGGGAACGACAAGACGGAAACCGCCTTTTTGTCGGAGATCAATGAAAAACTCACAGAAAACTATAATGGGGTGCTATATGGCTATATTGACAAATCAAGTAAAAAAGCACTGAAGAGACTGGGTCTCAACGTTCACGATTATGAATTAGAAAACGGCGACGTGCTGATTGTGGACGAGAAGGGGAAGTTCTATTATGCAAAAGGGCTCGACGGAAGCCGTATGACGGTCCACTCACCCGAGCATGTGGTCGACGCAATAAGGGCGCTGGTTTTCCCTGAGTCAGGCAAGTCCAGGAATGATCTGCGGAGATTCCTAGTCGGCTCACCGTTTGGCCCCAGGTGGCGATTTTTTGAACACATCCACCAATATGGCTTTCTGGGCTGGTTCCTTCTCATTGTAGCGGTGTTCTTCGCCCTACGGCTGCCGCGCATCTACAAAAAGTACGTTCAACGCAAAAAGTACGCTGCCAGACATGACACCATGGGAATCCTGGGCAAGGAGGGAGCCTTCCCTGAATAG
- the BET1 gene encoding Bet1p (Syntenic homolog of Saccharomyces cerevisiae YIL004C (BET1)): MSSRFDHNTAHQRTQLFGPNYGKPVKRSSSPFSNPSIDYSQSTLAQLESQSDADVGVMREKIMALKTLSERMGEEIRGSSKTLDSLGSTFDATANKLKRTYKKMMVMASKSRISVKVWLAIFFGFGVLFFYVWVR, from the coding sequence ATGAGCTCCAGGTTTGATCACAATACAGCTCATCAGAGAACGCAGCTTTTCGGTCCGAACTATGGGAAGCCGGTAAAACGGTCAAGCTCTCCGTTCAGCAACCCCTCCATCGACTATTCGCAGTCCACACTAGCGCAATTGGAATCACAAAGCGACGCGGATGTGGGTGTGATGCGGGAAAAGATAATGGCGCTAAAGACGTTGTCTGAACGGATGGGCGAGGAGATCCGTGGCAGCAGCAAGACTCTCGACAGTTTGGGAAGCACATTCGACGCCACAGCAAATAAATTGAAACGCACATATAAAAAGATGATGGTAATGGCGAGCAAGTCCCGAATTAGTGTCAAGGTGTGGCTGGCGATCTTTTTCGGGTTTGGAGTCTTATTTTTTTACGTGTGGGTGCGTTGA
- the CFD1 gene encoding iron-sulfur cluster assembly protein CFD1 (Syntenic homolog of Saccharomyces cerevisiae YIL003W (CFD1)) codes for MIHRLIEVITSHLHLVSSSHEHTNKVQREIEMAEEIVVEPESLREIEHIVLVLSGKGGVGKSSVTTQLGMALACRGLKVGILDIDLTGPSLPRMVGMEGKSVLQGPRGWIPVDVPTGMEQGCLRVMSLGFLLDDRGDSVVWRGPKKTAMIKQFISDVYWGALDYLLIDTPPGTSDEHISIAEELRGARPDGAIIVSTPQKVAVADVKKEINFCRKVNFKLLGVVENMSGFVCPHCSECTNIFARGGGESLALESGVPFLGTVPIDPAFVEMIESQSSREEPLISLYKTSGLYPIFARIVQHVLDQGIPSRCQ; via the coding sequence ATGATTCACCGTTTGATCGAGGTAATTACTTCTCATCTTCACTTAGTAAGCTCGTCCCATGAGCATACAAACAAGGTCCAGAGGGAGATTGAGATGGCAGAGGAAATAGTGGTAGAACCCGAATCTTTGCGGGAAATTGAGCACATCGTGCTCGTTCTGTCCGGTAAGGGAGGCGTCGGGAAGAGCTCGGTGACTACTCAGCTCGGCATGGCGCTAGCATGCAGGGGTCTGAAGGTGGGCATTCTGGACATCGATCTCACCGGCCCATCGCTGCCGCGCATGGTCGGGATGGAAGGAAAAAGCGTACTCCAGGGGCCTCGCGGGTGGATCCCAGTGGACGTGCCGACTGGAATGGAGCAAGGTTGTCTGCGCGTAATGTCGCTGGGCTTTCTGCTCGATGATCGGGGAGACAGCGTTGTGTGGCGTGGGCCCAAGAAAACAGCTATGATCAAGCAATTCATCTCGGACGTCTACTGGGGGGCGCTGGACTATCTGCTGATCGATACGCCTCCAGGGACGTCCGATGAGCACATATCGATTGCCGAGGAGTTGCGGGGCGCAAGGCCCGACGGCGCAATCATCGTTTCCACGCCGCAGAAGGTGGCTGTCGCTGATGTCAAGAAGGAGATAAACTTCTGCAGAAAAGTTAACTTCAAGCTGCTGGGTGTGGTGGAGAACATGTCTGGCTTTGTGTGTCCTCATTGTTCCGAGTGCACCAACATCTTTGCACGTGGTGGGGGAGAGTCGCTCGCCCTGGAGTCAGGGGTTCCGTTTCTGGGAACTGTGCCGATAGACCCAGCATTTGTCGAAATGATCGAGAGTCAGAGTAGTCGAGAGGAACCACTGATATCATTATATAAAACGTCAGGGCTATACCCCATCTTTGCTAGGATTGTCCAGCATGTCCTCGACCAGGGAATCCCGTCAAGATGCCAGTGA
- the VAB2 gene encoding Vab2p (Syntenic homolog of Saccharomyces cerevisiae YEL005C (VAB2)) — protein MSFLFSGELRSPKNASTERFVSVRGSDAYKELCSLGMLPSSKDLRQDSIFRAVANEVKQVKQDVVEINSRVVAEVQVEKELAEHLNQKLKASEYKVDHLAKKLVRLRQKHSTNTQRQVRKLDDCIGDFESNIRELHGTVAEMVDRLGSVDMGLPEKERLIGDHQLNARHYPLLYELFRDKFPSKFGAPRGLGIASSLPERAFPKALGESDTGDLSHHDVATREAPPLEMDSAEEGCFYHPQNLAVDHIRNHFMNSRSSDINERELEISGSAHATKASSARENIPERILMPQFQKVASPQTAPTLENIEVTVPFSSKSAGHERHSG, from the coding sequence ATGAGCTTTTTATTTTCTGGCGAGTTACGAAGTCCAAAAAATGCCTCTACTGAGAGGTTTGTTTCGGTTAGAGGATCTGATGCGTACAAGGAATTATGTTCCCTGGGAATGCTTCCATCCTCGAAGGACCTTCGACAGGACTCCATTTTCCGAGCAGTGGCCAACGAGGTCAAGCAGGTCAAGCAGGACGTGGTGGAGATCAATTCCAGAGTGGTTGCAGAGGTACAAGTGGAAAAAGAGCTGGCCGAACACCTGAACCAAAAATTGAAGGCCTCGGAGTACAAGGTAGATCATTTGGCCAAAAAACTAGTCAGGCTGAGACAGAAGCATAGCACCAACACCCAACGACAGGTTCGTAAATTGGATGATTGCATTGGAGACTTTGAGAGCAACATCAGGGAGCTGCATGGCACGGTTGCCGAGATGGTGGACCGCCTAGGAAGTGTTGACATGGGCTTGCCAGAAAAGGAAAGGCTAATCGGTGACCACCAACTGAACGCAAGGCACTACCCGTTATTGTATGAGCTTTTCCGTGACAAGTTTCCGTCAAAATTCGGCGCTCCACGAGGCCTCGGGATTGCCTCTTCGCTGCCTGAAAGGGCCTTCCCGAAAGCGTTGGGTGAGTCGGACACAGGAGACCTGTCCCATCACGATGTGGCTACAAGGGAAGCACCGCCACTTGAAATGGATTCGGCAGAAGAGGGATGTTTCtaccacccacaaaatcTGGCAGTAGATCACATCCGGAACCATTTCATGAATAGCAGATCGTCTGACATCAacgagcgcgagctggaAATATCTGGATCAGCACACGCCACCAAGGCCTCTTCCGCCAGGGAAAACATTCCAGAGAGAATCCTCATGCCCCAGTTCCAAAAGGTTGCGTCCCCGCAGACCGCGCCCACGCTGGAGAACATAGAAGTCACAGTGCCGTTCTCATCCAAATCTGCTGGCCACGAGAGGCACAGTGGGTAG
- the GIM4 gene encoding tubulin-binding prefolding complex subunit GIM4 (Syntenic homolog of Saccharomyces cerevisiae YEL003W (GIM4); 1-intron) yields MSAEQRSNVLQLKYNEYKQTLEELQTKIIELGNDKEEHEVVLTTLNGVDKARKCYRMVGGALVETDVQTTIPILQTKKENLSSTISALKGELVKVAEEFEKWKKDNKIQVLKQ; encoded by the exons ATGTCAGCCGAGCAGAGATCCAATG TCCTTCAGTTGAAATATAACGAGTACAAGCAGACACTAGAAGAGCTACAGACAAAGATAATAGAGCTTGGAAATGATAAAGAAGAACATGAAGTGGTGCTAACTACACTCAACGGAGTCGATAAAGCCAGAAAGTGCTACCGCATGGTCGGAGGAGCGCTTGTTGAGACAGATGTCCAAACCACTATTCCAATCTTGCAGACCAAGAAGGAGAACTTATCCTCCACTATTAGTGCTCTGAAAGGCGAGCTCGTGAAAGTCGCGGAGGAATTCGAGAAATGGAAGAAGGATAATAAGATTCAAGTCCTTAAACAGTGA
- the WBP1 gene encoding dolichyl-diphosphooligosaccharide-protein glycotransferase (Syntenic homolog of Saccharomyces cerevisiae YEL002C (WBP1)) → MLERVLLGLLYVVSMAAAISVHGMKTLLIYDSRITDLGQYQNFLGMLRERQYQVEEVSVDGTASSISLYDGDVRLYDNLILFPIKSRTISKDINVKSLLQFFEEGGSVLAVTSPNGVTESARVYLEQMKIHVSPRDYKLVDYFHDGPIDVLPVNTSTVRNKHIFSSDSVSELTYSGSSALLRNDGLVIPVLPAPRTSLSKNKKGEQWTAGSQGYLVASVQNLNNARTSWVGSDSFFNDGNWQKNGAFVEELIKWTFGEKAVIKSTGFTHKHSNGLTFDQLPYKIKDNIFYEIGFSEWNGSKWVPFHADDIQFELRMLDPYYRLTLEPSRVSVDSQYYSTGNFALPDHHGVYTFVTQYMNSGLSFVIQKDVKPIRHLANDEYPRSYEITNSWVFLCSISAVIALFVAFVAIYLFTPVVPSVSPEKKKS, encoded by the coding sequence ATGTTAGAACGGGTGCTGTTGGGACTGCTCTATGTGGTGTCCATGGCTGCTGCCATTTCCGTCCACGGAATGAAGACTTTGCTTATTTATGACTCCAGAATTACAGATTTGGGTCAATACCAGAACTTCCTGGGCATGTTGAGAGAAAGACAGTATCAGGTGGAAGAAGTGTCTGTCGACGGAACTGCAAGTTCAATTTCCCTTTACGATGGCGATGTTAGGCTCTACGACAATCTGATTCTCTTCCCAATCAAATCTAGAACGATCAGTAAGGATATTAACGTGAAGAGTTTACTTCAGTTCTTCGAAGAGGGGGGTTCGGTGCTAGCCGTTACCTCACCAAATGGTGTCACAGAGAGTGCACGCGTGTATCTTGAACAGATGAAGATTCATGTAAGTCCCAGAGATTATAAGCTGGTTGACTATTTCCATGATGGGCCAATCGATGTGCTTCCTGTGAACACCAGTACAGTGAGGAATAAGCATATTTTTTCGTCTGATTCAGTATCAGAACTAACTTATAGTGGTTCCTCCGCACTGTTGAGGAATGATGGGCTTGTTATACCTGTTCTACCTGCGCCACGGACTTCCCTAAGCAAGAACAAGAAGGGGGAGCAGTGGACGGCCGGCTCTCAGGGATACTTAGTTGCCTCGGTGCAGAATCTGAACAATGCTCGGACATCCTGGGTGGGAAGCGACTCCTTCTTCAATGATGGCAACTGGCAGAAAAACGGAGCTTTCGTTGAAGAACTTATCAAGTGGACATTTGGAGAGAAGGCCGTCATCAAGAGCACAGGTTTCACACACAAACATTCCAACGGGCTAACATTCGATCAGTTGCCTTACAAGATCAAAGACAACATCTTCTACGAAATAGGCTTCTCCGAATGGAATGGTTCTAAATGGGTTCCATTCCATGCAGATGACATACAATTCGAACTCCGGATGCTGGATCCTTATTATCGTTTAACGCTAGAGCCTAGCAGGGTCTCTGTGGATAGCCAATACTATAGCACGGGCAATTTCGCATTACCCGACCATCATGGTGTTTATACGTTCGTTACTCAATATATGAATAGCGGACTATCATTTGTCATTCAGAAGGACGTCAAACCCATTCGGCACCTGGCTAATGATGAGTATCCAAGAAGTTACGAGATCACCAACTCATGGGTATTCCTGTGCTCGATTTCCGCGGTGATTGCCCTGTTCGTAGCATTTGTTGCCATTTACCTCTTCACGCCAGTGGTACCATCTGTCTCGCCtgagaagaagaagagctGA